A region from the Vicia villosa cultivar HV-30 ecotype Madison, WI linkage group LG3, Vvil1.0, whole genome shotgun sequence genome encodes:
- the LOC131658349 gene encoding uncharacterized protein LOC131658349 produces MSQSSKSSSPKTTSDSDSRTPNINSNEVLAVAPLRMVSAEDLRLKKPRSPYARRPKEAVRGKTSNPSSSVPHDDLLKEGSKYVHQAITKIVTRILDEKHKVLGIFVPLQTVIPATTQNPKPNVVQEDENVGMDADEVHEKNDAVNMSDDDVQMTNEEKNDEAADVAQDVTNNTENLGVQRNDEAADVAQDITDNTEDDNDLVANANPFIAKRLMTRKGKKVVDQSLPKRKVPKSTSTGPIRSKAVSKSTSTGPSKSKAVPKSTTVGPTKSWSKLVPKKRKARVIEESDSDVEVDVQDIPLKKKPTTRKLATSVPEVPTDNVSFHYPASVNRWKYVYQKRLALERELAQNSLDCKEIMELIHEAGLMKTVTQFSKCYEMLVKEFIVNLSEDYADRKSKYFRKVYVRGKCVTFSSTVINNFLGR; encoded by the exons ATGTCCCAGTCATCCAAATCTTCCTCTCCCAAGACTACATCTGACTCCGACTCAAGAACTCCAAATATCAACTCTAATGAAGTTCTTGCAGTTGCTCCTCTAAGAATGGTGTCCGCTGAAGATCTTCGTTTGAAGAAGCCTCGTTCTCCATATGCAAGAAGACCTAAGGAAGCTGTTCGAGGTAAGACCTCCAACCCCTCATCCTCTGTTCCTCATGATGACCTGTTGAAAGAAGGATCCAAGTATGTTCATCAAGCTATTACCAAGATAGTCACTAGAATCTTGGATGAGAAGCACAAGGTTCTTGGGATTTTTGTACCTCTCCAAACTGTGATTCCTGCCACCACTCAGAACCCTAAACCAAATGTTgttcaagaagatgaaaatgtggGTATGGATGCTGATGAGGTTCATGAGAAGAATGATGCTGTGAACATGTCTGATGATGATGTTCAGATGACTAATGAAGAAAAGAATGATGAAGCTGCTGATGTTGCTCAGGATGTAACTAACAACACTGAGAATCTTGGTGTTCAAAGAAATGATGAAGCTGCTGATGTTGCTCAGGATATCACTGACAACACTGAGGATG ATAATGATCTGGTTGCAAATGCAAATCCCTTCATAGCAAAAAGGCTCATGACCAGGAAGGGTAAGAAAGTGGTTGATCAAAGTCTTCCCAAGAGGAAAGTTCCAAAGAGTACCTCAACTGGACCCATCAGAAGTAAAGCTGTGTCCAAGAGTACCTCCACTGGTCCTAGTAAGAGTAAGGCTGTGCCTAAGAGCACCACTGTTGGCCCTACCAAATCTTGGAGCAAGCTTGTTCCCAAGAAGAGAAAGGCTAGAGTCATTgaagaatcagattctgatgttgAAGTGGATGTCCAAGATATTCCATTGAAGAAGAAGCCTACCACTAGAAAGCTTGCTACTAGTGTGCCAGAGGTTCCTACAGATAATGTCTCTTTCCACTATCCTGCAAGTGTCAATAGATGGAAGTATGTGTACCAAAAGAGATTGGCTCTGGAGAGGGAATTAGCTCAAAATTCCCTTGATTGCAAGGAGATTATGGAACTGATTCATGAAGCAGGATTGATGAAAACTGTAACTCAATTCTCCAAGTGCTATGAGATGTTGGTTAA